A single window of Nicotiana tomentosiformis chromosome 1, ASM39032v3, whole genome shotgun sequence DNA harbors:
- the LOC104096776 gene encoding uncharacterized protein has product MGGKVDASVNQTKGPRTFKLSGQNYHQIGSLLPPEGSTPKFAQLYIYDTENEVHNRIHALGRGETINQLHAEIIQDLKQMLDDQNVLTKSFRMVRDKIQKDTHSNVRLRLIGKRNYDGRRYNLPLVSEVAALVVGDFDVSTCDRDIIVETQSGHLQRINELNAAYLGLQYPLLFPYGEDGYREDIPLNGNDESSGGRHFISMREYFAYKIQERNGEVPTIVNSRRLFQQFLVDGITMVESSRLKYIRTHQKQLRAAMYKGLKDAVLHGEINPSSQGKRVILSSSFTGGVRYMIQNYQDAMAICKWAGYPDLFITFTCNPKWPEISRFVKNRGLDRPDILSRVFKIKLDRLIKDLKEK; this is encoded by the exons ATGGGAGGAAAAGTTGATGCTTCTGTCAATCAAACAAAGGGGCCAAGAACTTTCAAACTATCTGGACAAAACTATCACCAAATTGGAAGCCTATTGCCTCCCGAGGGATCAACCCCGAAGTTtgcacagttatatatatacGACACAGAAAATGAAGTGCATAATAGAATTCATGCACTTGG TCGTGGTGAAACCATAAACCAACTTCATGCTGAAATTATTCAAGATCTTAAACAAATGCTCGATGACCAGAATGTTTTGACAAAGTCATTTAGAATGGTCAGAGACAAAATTCAAAAAGATACTCACTCCAATGTTAGACTCAGATTGATAGGGAAACGAAACTATGATGGAAGAAGATACAACTTACCATTGGTttcagaggtagctgctttggtggTTGGAGATTTTGATGTATCTACATGTGACCGAGACATCATTGTTGAAACCCAATCTGGACATCTGCAAAGGATAAATGAGTTGAATGCTGCCTATTTAGGTCTTCAGTATCCTTTATTATTTCCATACGGTGAAGATGGTTATCGGGAAGACATTCCTTTAAATGGAAATGATGAATCAAGTGGAGGAAGGCATTTTATTAGCATGCGTGAATATTTCGCATACAAAATTCAAGAAAGGAATGGTGAAGTACCAACAATTGTGAACTCAAGAAGATTATTTCAACAATTCTTGGTTGATGGAATTACAATGGTTGAATCGTCTAGGTTAAAGTATATAAGAACTCATCAAAAACAATTGCGAGCTGCCATGTATAAAGGATTAAAAGATGCAGTTTTACATGGAGAGATAAATCCTTCTTCTCAAGGTAAACGGGTAATTCTTTCATCCAGCTTCACAGGGGGTGTACGATACATGATTCAAAATTATCAAGATGCTATGGCAATCTGCAAATGGGCTGGATATCCAGATCTCTTCATTACATTTACTTGCAACCCAAAGTGGCCTGAGATTAGTAGATTTGTAAAGAATAGGGGCTTAGATCGCCCGGATATTTTATCTAGGGTGTTCAAAATCAAATTGGATCGTTTAATAAAGGATTTGAAAGAGAAATAA